The Fibrobacter sp. UWR3 nucleotide sequence TGATTGGCGTGAACGGCGCCGGCAAGACGACCACGATTGGCAAGCTCGCCGCCCGCTGGATTAATGAAGGCAAGAAGGTGATGATCGCCGCCTGCGACACGTTCCGCGCCGCGGCCATCGAACAGCTGGAAACATGGGCGCAGCGCAGCGGTGCCGAATTCGTGAAGCACCAGGAAGGGAGTGACCCTGCGGCAGTCGCGTTCGACGCGTGCCAGGCCGCCGTCGCCCGCGGGTGCGACGTGGTGCTGATTGATACCGCCGGCCGCCTGCACAACAAGGACTACCTGATGGAAGAACTCAAGAAGATAGTCCGCGTGATGAAGAAGGTGAACCCGGATTTTCCGCACGACATGTGGCTCGTGATTGACGGCAATACCGGCCAGAACACCATCAACCAGACGAAGATTTTCAACCAGAGTTTCCCCTTGACGGGACTCGTGGTCACCAAGCTCGACGGGACTGCACGTGGAGGTGCGGTTCTCAGCATCGCAAGTTCGCTCCAGATTCCCATCCGCTGGATTGGCATGGGCGAGCGCATCGACCAGCTGGTGCCCTTCAGCAAGGCCGAATACGTGGAAGGCCTTTTCGAGAACGCGCTGGAAGAGCAGCCTTAACGTCTAAGGGTTCCGGCGATGGCGAGATTCACGCAAGATATGGCGAATGAGGCGCGGGCGACCGCGTTTCGTTTTGCTTTTGCCGTGCTCGCCGCGTTCCTGCTTGCCTCGTGCAGCAAGGAAGATATCAAGCCCGACATGCGCCTGGTGGAGGCGTTTGTCGAAGTGCGCATAATCGAGCAGAACTACGGTGCGGAAGCTCCTGCGGCAAGGCTTGCCCGCCAGGCGACGCTCAAGAAGTACGGCTACACCACCGAAACGTTTACGCAGGCATGCGACGCCGTCCTGAACGACGACGCCATGTGGCTCCCGTTCGAGCGTGCGGTTACCGAGCGCATCGATTCGCTGCTGGGCATCCCGAAGCCGGTCAAGGAAAAAAAGAAGGGGGACAAGAAGTGATGCGCGTTTCCCGTTTTGCGCCGGCTTTTGCCGCGGTCTTGTTCCTGTTGGCGTTCTGCGTATCCGCCGGTTTATCGCCCGCGTATGCGGCAGTCCCGAAGAAGAAGTCTAAAGTCCACTGGATGGACTACGCGACAGCACTCGCGAAGGCGAAACAGAACCCGAAGCTCATCTTTGTCGACCTGTATGCGGACTGGTGCGTGCCCTGCCGCATCATGGAGGCGAACGTGTACAGCGATCCGACGGTAGCCTCGCTACTGAACAGCAGGTTCTACGCCGTAAAGCTCAATGCCGAGTCGCAAGACACGATTTCGTGTGACGGGGAGCGCAAGACGGTACAGCGCTGCTACTTCGACACGTGGGAATTGAGCGCTTTGCCCGCCTTCGTGCTCGTGGCGCCGAAAGGTCTTACTATATTGACGGTGACGGACTCCATGAGCCCCGAAGAAATGCAGTCTCTTCTTTTCAAGTTCCTTGTAAAGGAAGAGGAGTGGATAAAACAATGAGTGAAGAAGTAGTATTCTATTTGCGCGTCGCCTTCTGGGGGCTGTTTTTTCTGCTTGCGCTCTGCTACGTGATTTTCCCGGTGACGCTCCCGTTCGTGAGCGAACTCTTCAAGCGCCGCCGCCGCGATATCATTGAAAATTTTGATCTGCCTACGGTTTCGCTCCTGATATCGGCCTTCAACGAGGAAGGCGTCATCGAGCGCAAAATCCAGAACATCCTGGAAATCGACTACCCGAAAGAGAAACTCGAAGTCCTGATAGGCGACGACGGTTCTGCGGACCGCACCGCAGAAATTATCGCGCGATACGCCGACAAGGGAATCACCCTCGTGAAGGCCCCGAAGAATGCG carries:
- a CDS encoding thioredoxin family protein, translating into MRVSRFAPAFAAVLFLLAFCVSAGLSPAYAAVPKKKSKVHWMDYATALAKAKQNPKLIFVDLYADWCVPCRIMEANVYSDPTVASLLNSRFYAVKLNAESQDTISCDGERKTVQRCYFDTWELSALPAFVLVAPKGLTILTVTDSMSPEEMQSLLFKFLVKEEEWIKQ
- the ftsY gene encoding signal recognition particle-docking protein FtsY, which gives rise to MGLFSAIKSGLAKTRDALMGELKGIVGAGKITDDTLEELEEHLIKADVGVEAAFLLTDALREQALGKSLTTEQVLDIMRSEAERLLKDPPPFELKGKPHVVLVIGVNGAGKTTTIGKLAARWINEGKKVMIAACDTFRAAAIEQLETWAQRSGAEFVKHQEGSDPAAVAFDACQAAVARGCDVVLIDTAGRLHNKDYLMEELKKIVRVMKKVNPDFPHDMWLVIDGNTGQNTINQTKIFNQSFPLTGLVVTKLDGTARGGAVLSIASSLQIPIRWIGMGERIDQLVPFSKAEYVEGLFENALEEQP